The window AGCGCCTTGTGCTCGGCGAGCGGGTCGGTCTCGGCACGCTTGCCCACGTATCCCTGTACAAAGAGCCCGAATTCCACGGCGGTTCACCGTCCCAGTTTTTCTGACGCTCCGTCAGTTCTTGGCTGTCGGCCGACTGTCGCACCGGCCGCCGCGACCGTCAATAGCTGACGGTAAGTCAGATAACGCTGACCCCGGCGAGCCAGCCGCCGTCGATCACGAACGGCTGGCCGGTGATGTACGAGGAGTCGTCCGAGGTGAGGAAGAGGGCGAGCCGGGCCACCTCCTCCGGCTGTCCGACCCGGCCCAGCGGCACGAGCTTGCGGTACAGCTGGTCCAGGGCCCGGCTCATCTCCTCCGGATCGGCGTCCGGGTCCAGCCGTGCCGGGTTGGACATGGCGGTGTCGATGGCGCCGGGGCAGATGGCGTTGACCCGGATCCTGCGGGCGGCCAGCTCCAGCGCGGCCACCCGCGTCAGCCCGAGCACCGCGTGCTTGGTCGCCGCGTACGTCCCCACGGCGGCCATGCCCGTCAGGGCCGTGTACGACGCGGTGTTCACGATCGTGCCGCCGTCGTCGAGCTCGGGGGCCACCGTCTTCATGCCCAGGAAGCAACCGACCTGGTTGACCTGCACGACCTGCATGAACTCGTCCAGCGGGGTGTCCACCAGGGCGTTGAACCGCAGGATGCCCGCGTTGTTGACCAGCCCGTCGAGCCGCCCGTACTCCCGCTTGGCGGCCCGCACGGCGTCCCGCCAGCCCTCCTCCGTGCCCACGTCGAGGTGCACGTACAGCGCGTCTATCTCCCCGGCCAGCGCCTCCCCCTGCTCGTCCAGCACGTCGGCGACGACCACCCGGGCGCCCTCCGCCCGGAAGAGCCGCGCCTCCTGCTCACCCTGCCCGCGCGCCGCCCCGGTGACGATGACGACCCGCCCGTCCAGCTTGCCCATGCCGGCTCCTCCTGCTCAGTCCAGCCGGGGCGCGACCTCGGCCCCGAACACGCCGATCTGCTCGATCAGTTCGGCCCGGCTCCGGCTGCGGAACCGCACCTGGATCTGGTCCACGCCCATCGCCCGGTACGCCCGCAGCGACTCGGCGATCAGGGCCGGGGTACCGGTGAGGGTGCGTCCGCCGACGTCCCAGCCGGCCCGGCCGACGTACAGCGGCTCGGCGAGGGCGCCCACGGTGAAGGGCCCCTCGACGCCGTGCTCGGCCCGCAGCGCCCGGATCCGCGCGATCTGCGCGGGCAGCCGCTCCCGCGGGTCCCCCTGCGGCAGCCAGCCGTCGCCCTTGAGCGCCGCCCGGCGGACGGCGGCGGGCGACGAGCCGCCCACCCACACGGGCACGGACGGCTGCGTGGGGCGGGGCCGCTGGCCGAGGCCGGAGAAGTCGTGGAACTTGCCGTGGTGCTCGGGGAACTCCTCGGGGCCGAGGGCGGCGCGCAGGGCGTCGATGCTCTCGTCGAGCACGGCACCCCGCCGCGCGAAGTCCACCCCCAGCGCCTCGAACTCCTCCCGCACGTGCCCGGCCCCGACGCCCAGGACCAGCCGCCCGCCGGAGAGATGGTCGAGGGTGGCGTACTGCTTGGCGGAGAGCAGCGGGTGGCGCAGCCCGACCACGGCCACATGGCTGAGCAGCCGGACGCGTGCGGTCACGGCGGCGAGATGGGCGAGGGTGGCGACCGGGTCGTACCAGACCGTGCTCATCGCCTCGGCCAGCCGGCGCGGTACGCCGACGTGGTCGCAGACGGCCAGGTAGTCGAACCCGGCGTCCTCCACGGCCCGGGCGACCGCGACCAGGTCCGCCGGCCCGGCAGCGGCCTCCCATGCCTCCGTGTACAGGGTGCTCTGCGACTGGACGGGCAGCTGGATGCCGTAGGCGAGCGTCACACCGACCCCTTCCAGAGCCCGTCCTCGGTCAGCCCCAGCAGCTCGATGGCGTTGCCCCGGACGATCCGCTCGACCACGTCGGCCGGCAGGTGGCCCATCTGCGCCTCGCCGACCTCGCGGGACTTGGGCCAGGTGGAGTCGGAGTGCGGGTAGTCGGTCTCGTACAGGACGTTCCCGACGCCGATGGAGTCCAGGTTCCTCAGTCCGAAGGCGTCGTCGAAGAAGCAGCCGTACACGTGCTCGGCGAACAGCTCGGACGGCGGCCGGCGGACCTTGTCGGCGACCCCGCCCCAGGCCCGGTTCTCCTCCCACACGACGTCGGCGCGTTCGAGGATGTAGGGGATCCAGCCGATCTGCCCCTCGGCGTACATCACCCGCAGCCCCGGGAAGCGCTCGAACTTGCCGCTCATCAGCCAGTCGACCATCGAGAAGCAGCAGTTGGCGAAGGTGATGGTGGACCCCACGGCGGGCGGGGCGTCCGCGGAGGTGGAGGGCATCCGGCTGCTGGAGCCGATGTGCATGGCGACGACCGTGCCGGTCTCGGCACAGGCGGCGAGGAACGGGTCCCAGTCGTCGGTGTGGACGGAGGGCAGGCCGAGGTGCGGGGGTATCTCGGAGAAGGCGACGGCCCGGACGCCGCGCGCGGCGTTGCGCCGCACCTCCTCGGCCGCCAGCCGGGCGTCCCACAGAGGTATGAGGGTGAGCGGCACGAGCCGCCCGCGCGCCTCGGGACCGCACCACTCCTCGACCATCCAGTCGTTGTAGGCGCGCACGCAGAGCAGGGCGAGCTCACGGTCCCGCGCCTCGGTGAAGGTCTGCCCGCAGAAGCGGGGGAAGGTCGGGAAGCACAGGGCGGACTGGACGTGGTTGACGTCCATGTCGGCGAGCCGGGCGGGCACGTCGTACGAACCCGCGCGCATCTGCTGGTAGGTGATGACCTCCAGGCGGATCTCGTCCCGGTCGTAGCCGACGGCGGTGTCGAGACGGGTGAGCGGGCGGTGCAGGTCCTCGTAGACCCACCAGTCGCCGACGGGGCCGTCGGTGCTGCCGGGATCGCCCATGACGGGCTTGAAGCGCCCGCCCAGGAAGGTCATCTCCTTCAGCGGGGCGCGCACGATCCGGGGTCCGACGTCCAGGTACTTCTTCGGCAGCCGGTCCTGCCAGACGGTGGCGGGCTCCACGGTGTGGTCGTCGACGGAGATGATCAGCGGGAACTGTGTGGTCTCCATGCCGTTCACGGTAGCGCTGATCTGACGACCCGTCAGCTCATGACGAACGGCCGACGGATGCGAAGAGGGTGTGAACGCCTTGTGCACCGATGCATACCGGCCTGTGATCGGCGTCTCCCACGGCTGACGCAACTGCCCGGAACAAGGCAAACTGACGGGGTTGTTCATGATGCCGAGGGGGGCGAACGCATGGACGGTGGGCCGCGAGTACCTGAGCAGCGGCGTACCGGCTCCGTGGCCGGGGCCGAGGCCGGCGCCGCCACGGAGCCGGACGCGCTGCGCTTCAGCGTGCTCGGTCCGGTGCGGGCCTGGCGCGGCGCGGAGGTGCTGAACACCGGCTCCCCCCAGCAGCGCGCCCTGCTGGCCGCCCTGCTGCTGCGCGAGGGCCGTACGGCGACGGCGGCGGAGCTGATCGACGCGCTATGGGGCACCGAGCCGCCGTCCCAGGCGCTGGCCGCGCTCCGCACGTACGCCTCCCGGCTGCGCAAGGTGCTGGACCCCGGCGTCCTGGTCAGCGAGTCCGGCGGCTACGCGGTACGCCGGCTGCGCGAGGGCGCCCTCGACCTGGCCGCGGCCCAGGAGCTGGCCACGGAGGCGGAGAAGGCACGCGGCGCCGGGGACCTGCGGCACGCCCGTGAGGCCCTCGGCCGCGCACTGGACCTGTGGGACGGCGAACCGCTCGCGGGCGTGCCCGGACCGTACGCGGAGGCGCAGCGGGCCCGGCTGGAGGAGTGGCGCCTGGGCCTGCTGGAGTCCCGGCTGGACATGGACCTGGAGCAGGGCCGCCACGCGGAGGCGGTGTCGGAGCTGACGGCACTGACCGCCGCCCATCCGCTCCGTGAGCGCCTGCGCGAACTGCTCATGCTGGCCCTGTACCGCGGCGGGCGGCAGGCGGAGGCGCTGGCGGTGTACGCCGACACCCGCCGCCTCCTCGCCGAGGAGCTCGGCGTGGACCCGCGCCCGGGCCTCAGCGAACTCCAGCAGCGCATCCTCCAGGCGGACCCGGTGCTGGCGGAGCCCTCCGCCCCGGCGGCGGAGCCCGCGGCGGCTCCCGTGCGCCCGGCACAACTACCCGCTTCCGTACCGGACTTCACGGGCCGCGCGGCCTTCGTGAACGAACTGAGCGAGGTGCTGTCCTCCGCCTCCGAGACCGAGGGCCGGGTGATGGCCGTCTCGGCACTGGCCGGCATCGGCGGCGTCGGCAAGACGACGCTCGCGGTGCACGTGGCCCACCGGGCCCGCACCGCCTTCCCCGACGGCCAGCTGTACGTCGACCTCCAGGGCGCGGGCCCGCGCCCCGCCGAGCCGGAGACGGTCCTAGGCTCCTTCCTCCGCGCCCTCGGCACTGCCGACTCGGCCGTACCGGACTCGCTGGAGGAGCGGGCGGCCCTGTACCGCTCGGTGCTGGACGGCCGCCGGGTCCTGGTCCTGCTCGACAACGCGAAGGACGCGGCCCAGGTACGGCCCCTGCTGCCCGGCACGGAGGGCTGCGCGGCCCTGGTCACCTCCCGGGTGCGGATGCTCGACCTGGCCGGCGCGCACCTGGTCGACCTGGACGTGATGTCCCCCGACGAGGCGCTGGCGCTGTTCACGAAGATCGTGGGCGAGGAACGGGTGGCGGCGGAGCGCGAGGCCGCGCTGGACGTGGTGGCGGCCTGCGGCTTCCTGCCCCTGGCGATCCGTATCGCGGCGTCACGCCTCGCGGCCCGCCGCACCTGGACGGTCTCCGTCCTCGCGGCCAAGCTCGCGGACGAGCGCCGCCGGCTGGACGAGCTCCAGGCGGGCGACCTGGCCGTGAAGGCCACGTTCGAGCTGGGCTACGGCCAGCTGGAACCGGCCCAGGCGCGCGCCTTCCGCCTGCTCGGCCTCGCCGACGGCCCGGACATCTCCCTGGCCGCCGCGGCCGCGGTCCTCGACCTGCCCGCGGAGGACACGGAGGACCTGCTGGAGTCCCTGGTCGACACGTCCCTGCTGGAATCGGCGGCCCCCGGCCGCTACCGCTTCCACGACCTGGTCCGCCTCTACGCGCGTGCCTGCGCCGACCGCGACGAACAGCCCCCCAGCGAACGGGGCGCGGCGATGTCGCGCCTGCTGGACTTCTATCTGGCGACGGCGGCGCACGTCTACGCGATGGAGCGGCCGGGGGACCGTACGGTCACCCATCTCGAACACGTGCAGCGGCCCGGCAGCGCCTTCGCCGGTGCCTCGGCGGCGCTGGACTGGCTGCACACCGAGGCCGAACCGCTTCTCGCGTGCGTACAGCAGTCGCTCGAAGCGCCCACCCTGCGGCGGGCCGTCGATCTCCTGCTGACGACCATAGATCTGGCGGAGTCCGGGGCCAGCGCGCGCCGCTACGAGACGACCGCCGTCGCCGCGCGGGACGCGGCGGCCGCACTCGGGGACCCGCACGCCGAGACCCGGGCGCGGATCACCCTCGCGCAGGTCCTCAGCCAGTCGGGGCGGTTCGACGAGGCCCGGCTGGAGGCCGAGCACGCGGACGCGCTGAACGAGACCGCCCAGGACCCGTGGACGAGCAGCACGGCACCCAACCAGCTGGGCATCATCGCCAACTGCACGGGCCGGTTCGCCGACGCGGTGACGTATCTGCAGCGGGCCATCGAGGCGTTCCGCGCCGACGGCAACAAGCCGGGCGAGGGAAGTGCCGTGTGCAACCTGTCCCGTTCCCTCGCCTCGATGGGGCGCAGCGGGGAGGCCGTGGAGCTCGCGAAGCGGGGCGTCGACATCTACGACGAACTCGGGATGTCCGTCCGCCTGGCCAACGCGCACTACGCGCTGGGCATCGTGCTCACCCAGGCCGGGTCGCTGCCCGAGGCGCTGGTGCAACTGTCCGAGGCGCTGCGGATGTTCACGGACAGCCGGCAGCGCCTGTGGGAGGGGACCACGCACTTCCGCATCGCCCAGGTGCACCTGGTGTCCGAGCGTGCCGCCCTCGCCGCCCAGCACGCCGAGCAGGCCCTGGCGATCGGCTGCATCGGCGGTGACTGGATGCGGGCCAACGCCCTGACGATGCTGGGGAAGGCCCTGGAGGCACTCGGGCAGTCCGACCGGGCCCGGGTCTGCTGGCAGGAGGCTCTGTCCCTGTACGAGCAGGCGGGGTCCGTCGAGGCGGCCGAGGTCCGGCGCCTGCTCGCGCCGTTGGCGGCGGCCTGAGAGGCGGCCCCCCACGGGGTCGTTCATCGAACGTTTATGACTTCCTGTCACTCTCTGGGAGTCGATCCGCCGTTCTCGGGGGGCAGGCGGATCAACCGGGCCTCGCGGCTACTCTGAGGCCTCCTGGAACGCCCGTTCGGCGACCCACGGGGGAGTTTCCGAACGGGCGTTCCACTCGCTGCGCCACATATCTCTTGGAGTACCAGCCATGAGCAACGACAAGAAGATCGTCACCATGAAGGACCAGCACACGCCGGCTCCGCCGGCCCTGGACGAGCCGGTCACCACGATGGACCAGCACACCCCGGCTCCGCCGGCCCTGGACGAGCCGGTCACCACGATGGACCAGCACACCCCGGCCCCGCCGGCCCTGGACCTCGATCGCAAGTAAGCCACCACCCCGACGGGGATCGGCCGCGGCGGCGCGGAGGGGGAGCCGTCGCGGCCGAGGTGTGTCCGGAGGGCCGGGACCGGCGGACCCGTTCCGTCGGTCCCGGCCTCAGCCTGCCGGTGGTCCGCTCCCCCGCAGTACCCCCTTCACGACCTTCCCGCTCGCGTTCCGGGGAAGTTCGGGGACGAACTCCACCGCTCTCGGGACCTTGTAGTTGGCCATCTCCCGGCGGGCCCAGGCGATCAGGTCGTCGGCGGTGAGGGAGGCGTCGGGTCTGCGGACCACGAAGGCCTTGCCGACCTCTCCGAGGCGGGCGTGCGGGACGCCGACCACCGCCACGTCGGCCACGTCGGGGTGCAGGCCGAGCAGTTGCTCGATCTCGGCGGGGTAGGCGTTGAAGCCGCCGACGATGAACATGTCCTTGATGCGGTCGGTGATGCGCAGGTTGCCCTCGGCGTCGAGGACGCCGACGTCGCCCGTGCGCAGCCAGCCGTCGGCGGTGACCGCCTCCGCGGTGGCGGCCGGGTCGGCCCAGTAGCCGCGCATGACGTTGAAGCCGCGCACCAGCACCTCGCCGGGTGTGCCGGGCGGCACCCGGCCACCCCGGGCGTCAGCGACCCGCACGTCCGTGCCGGGGATCGCCCGGCCGGACGTCGAGGCGATCACCGAGGGGTCGTCGCCGCGCCGGCACATCGTGACGATGCCGCTCGCCTCGGAGAGGCCGTAGGCGGTGAGGACCGTGCCGATGCCGAGTTCGCCGCGCAGGCGTTCCACCAGGCGGAGGGGGACCACGGCCGCTCCGGTGACGACCAGCCGGAGGGCCGAGAGGTCGTGGGCGCCGCGGGCCGGGTGGTCCAGGAGGGACTGGTGGAGGGTCGGCGGGCCCGGCAGGACCGATATCCGCTCCGCCGCGATGTTCGCCAGTGCCGTGTCCACGTTGAACACCGGCTGCGGGATCATCGCCGCCCCACGCATCAGACAGGCGATCACACCGGCCTTGTAGCCGAAGGTGTGGAAGAAGGGGTTCACGATCAGGTAGCGGTCGGTGGCGCGCAGGCCGGCGAGCTCGGCCCAGATCTCGTACGCGCGCAGGGTCTGGGCGTGGGTGATCATCGCGCCCTTGGGGCGGCCCGTCGTACCCGAGGTGAAGACCATGTCCGAGAGGTCCGAGCCGCACAACTCCGCTTCTCGTGCGCGGACTTCGGACGCCGTCACCTCCTCGCCCGCCGCCAGGAAGTCCTTCCAGGTGCGGAAGTCGGGCGGTGCGTCGTCGGAGAGGACCACCACCTGTTCGAGGTCCGGCAGGCCGGGCAGCGGGCCCCGGCCGCCGGGCACCCCCTCGCCGGTCGCCCTCCGCAGCGAGGCCACGTACGACGTACCGAGGAACGTGCCCGTGACGAACAGCAGCCGGGTCCCGCTGCGGCGCAGGACGTCGGCGGCCTCGGTGCCCTTGAAGCGGGTGTTCAGCGGCACCAGCACCGCGCCCGCCGACACGGCGCCGAGGGCGGCCACGATCCAGTCGAGGGAGTTGGGCGCCCACACGGCCACCCGGTCGCCCCTGGCCACTCCGCAGGCCAGGCAGGCAGCCGCGGCGCGTTCGATCCGGGCGCCGAGTTCGGCGTACGTGATCCTCGTCCGGCCCTCGACCACGGCCTCGGCGTCCGCGTACCGCTCGGCCGCGGACCGCACCAGTCGCGGGACGGTGCCCCAGTCACTCACAGCAGACCTCCCCGTGCCCACACGTAGCTGACTGTCCGTCAGATTAGCGGTAACCTGACGCACTGTCAGGAGAGGGGGCCTTGCATGGCAGGAACGGGACTCAAGGACGCCACCGCCGTCGTCGGCATAGGACAGACCGCATTCGCCAAGCACCTTCCGGAGGACGAGCGGACGCTCGCCTGCCGGGCGGTGCTCGCCGCGCTCGACGACGCCGGGATCGCACCCGGCGAGGTCGACGCCCTGGCCTCCTACACCATGGAGGAGACCGACGAGGTGGAGCTGGCGAAGGCGGTCGGCTTCGGCGATCTGACCTACTTCGGCAAGGTGGGGTACGGCGGCGGCGGCTCCTGCGCCACCGTCGCCCACCTCGCCGCCGCCATCGCCGCCGGGCAGGCCACGGTGGGCGTGGCCTGGCGGTCCCGCAAACGGGGCAGCGGGCCCCGGCCGTGGACCAGCACGGCCGTCCAGCTGCCCACACCGGCGCAGTGGACACGGCCCTTCGGGCTGCTGCGGCCGGCGGACGAGATCGCCATGCTGGCCCGCCGGTACATGCACGAGTACGGCGCCACCCGCGACCACCTGTTCAACGTCGCCCTGGCCTGTCGCAACCGGGCCAACCAGAACCCGGCGGCCGTCATGTACGAACGGCCCCTGACCCGCGAGATGTACATGACCTCCCGGTGGATCAGCGAGCCGCTGTGCCTGTTCGACAACTGCCTGGAGACCGACGGGGCCCTCGCCTGTGTGGTGGTCTCCAAGGAGCGGGCGCGGGACTGCCGACAGCGGCCGGTGTACGTGCACTCCGTCGCCCAGGGCCTGCCCGCCCAGCACCACGGCATGGTCAACTACTGGAACGACGACCCGCTCACCGGCCCCGCCTGGACCGCCGCCCGGCATCTGTGGAAGCAGGCGGACTTCACCCCGGACGACGTGGACGTGGCGCAGATCTACGACGCGTTCACCGCGCTGATCCCGCTCTCCCTGGAGGGCTACGGCTTCTGCGCGCGCGGGGAGGGAGGCGCCTTCACCGAGCAGGGCGCCCTGGAGATCGGCGGGCGGCTGCCGGTGAACACCGGGGGCGGCGGGCTCAGCGAGGCCTACGTGCACGGCTTCAACCTCATCAACGAAGGGGTGAAGCAGCTGCGCGGCACCAGCACCGCGCAGGTCCCCGGCGCCGCCACCTGCCTGGTCACGGCGGGCGAGGGCGTGCCCACCTCCGCGCTTCTGTTGAGGAGTTGACCCGCCATGCTGACTCCGGTCACCGACGCCGACGGCGCCCCCTTCTGGGAGTACGCGGCCCGGGGCGAACTGCGCGTCCAGGCCTGCGCCGACTGCGGCGAGCTCCGGTTCCCGCCCCGGCCCTGCTGCCCCCGCTGCCAGTCCTTCGCGACCGAGTGGCGGCCGGTGTCGGGGCGCGGGCGGGTGTGGTCGTACGTGGTGCCGCATCCGCCGCTGCTGCCCGACTACGCGGCGCAGGCGCCGTACAACGTGGTCCTCGTGGAGCTGGAGGAGGCCCCGCGGATCCGGCTGGCCGGCAACCTGGTCACCGGGCCGGGGGCGCCGCTCGGCTCCCTCGACCCGGGCCGGATCCGGATCGGCGCCCGGGTGCAGGTGGTGTTCTCCGGCGGACTGCCGCAGTGGGTGCTCGCGTGAACACCGTGCGTCTCGACATCGACGAGGACACCGCGGTCGCCGTCGTCACGCTGGACCGGCCCGCGCGGCTGAACGCCGTCGACCTGGAGATGGTGGCGGAACTGACGCACGTGTGGCGGAAGTTGCGGTTCGACGACTCGGTGCGGGCGGTGGTGCTGACCGGGTCCGGGGAACGGGCGTTCTGCACGGGCATCGACCGGGACGCGGTGGTGCCGCAGCCGTCGTCGCCGTACATGCAGGACGATCCGCTGCTGGGGCTGGGGCCGAAGGCGAACGGCCTGTGGAAGCCGGTCGTGGCCGCCGTGCGCGGGATGGCGTGCGGGGGCGCGTTCTATCTCCTCGGCGAGAGCGAGTTCGTCGTCGCCGACACCACGGCCACGTT of the Streptomyces sp. 1222.5 genome contains:
- a CDS encoding lipid-transfer protein — its product is MAGTGLKDATAVVGIGQTAFAKHLPEDERTLACRAVLAALDDAGIAPGEVDALASYTMEETDEVELAKAVGFGDLTYFGKVGYGGGGSCATVAHLAAAIAAGQATVGVAWRSRKRGSGPRPWTSTAVQLPTPAQWTRPFGLLRPADEIAMLARRYMHEYGATRDHLFNVALACRNRANQNPAAVMYERPLTREMYMTSRWISEPLCLFDNCLETDGALACVVVSKERARDCRQRPVYVHSVAQGLPAQHHGMVNYWNDDPLTGPAWTAARHLWKQADFTPDDVDVAQIYDAFTALIPLSLEGYGFCARGEGGAFTEQGALEIGGRLPVNTGGGGLSEAYVHGFNLINEGVKQLRGTSTAQVPGAATCLVTAGEGVPTSALLLRS
- a CDS encoding BTAD domain-containing putative transcriptional regulator; its protein translation is MDGGPRVPEQRRTGSVAGAEAGAATEPDALRFSVLGPVRAWRGAEVLNTGSPQQRALLAALLLREGRTATAAELIDALWGTEPPSQALAALRTYASRLRKVLDPGVLVSESGGYAVRRLREGALDLAAAQELATEAEKARGAGDLRHAREALGRALDLWDGEPLAGVPGPYAEAQRARLEEWRLGLLESRLDMDLEQGRHAEAVSELTALTAAHPLRERLRELLMLALYRGGRQAEALAVYADTRRLLAEELGVDPRPGLSELQQRILQADPVLAEPSAPAAEPAAAPVRPAQLPASVPDFTGRAAFVNELSEVLSSASETEGRVMAVSALAGIGGVGKTTLAVHVAHRARTAFPDGQLYVDLQGAGPRPAEPETVLGSFLRALGTADSAVPDSLEERAALYRSVLDGRRVLVLLDNAKDAAQVRPLLPGTEGCAALVTSRVRMLDLAGAHLVDLDVMSPDEALALFTKIVGEERVAAEREAALDVVAACGFLPLAIRIAASRLAARRTWTVSVLAAKLADERRRLDELQAGDLAVKATFELGYGQLEPAQARAFRLLGLADGPDISLAAAAAVLDLPAEDTEDLLESLVDTSLLESAAPGRYRFHDLVRLYARACADRDEQPPSERGAAMSRLLDFYLATAAHVYAMERPGDRTVTHLEHVQRPGSAFAGASAALDWLHTEAEPLLACVQQSLEAPTLRRAVDLLLTTIDLAESGASARRYETTAVAARDAAAALGDPHAETRARITLAQVLSQSGRFDEARLEAEHADALNETAQDPWTSSTAPNQLGIIANCTGRFADAVTYLQRAIEAFRADGNKPGEGSAVCNLSRSLASMGRSGEAVELAKRGVDIYDELGMSVRLANAHYALGIVLTQAGSLPEALVQLSEALRMFTDSRQRLWEGTTHFRIAQVHLVSERAALAAQHAEQALAIGCIGGDWMRANALTMLGKALEALGQSDRARVCWQEALSLYEQAGSVEAAEVRRLLAPLAAA
- a CDS encoding LLM class F420-dependent oxidoreductase, translated to MTLAYGIQLPVQSQSTLYTEAWEAAAGPADLVAVARAVEDAGFDYLAVCDHVGVPRRLAEAMSTVWYDPVATLAHLAAVTARVRLLSHVAVVGLRHPLLSAKQYATLDHLSGGRLVLGVGAGHVREEFEALGVDFARRGAVLDESIDALRAALGPEEFPEHHGKFHDFSGLGQRPRPTQPSVPVWVGGSSPAAVRRAALKGDGWLPQGDPRERLPAQIARIRALRAEHGVEGPFTVGALAEPLYVGRAGWDVGGRTLTGTPALIAESLRAYRAMGVDQIQVRFRSRSRAELIEQIGVFGAEVAPRLD
- a CDS encoding FadD3 family acyl-CoA ligase, producing the protein MSDWGTVPRLVRSAAERYADAEAVVEGRTRITYAELGARIERAAAACLACGVARGDRVAVWAPNSLDWIVAALGAVSAGAVLVPLNTRFKGTEAADVLRRSGTRLLFVTGTFLGTSYVASLRRATGEGVPGGRGPLPGLPDLEQVVVLSDDAPPDFRTWKDFLAAGEEVTASEVRAREAELCGSDLSDMVFTSGTTGRPKGAMITHAQTLRAYEIWAELAGLRATDRYLIVNPFFHTFGYKAGVIACLMRGAAMIPQPVFNVDTALANIAAERISVLPGPPTLHQSLLDHPARGAHDLSALRLVVTGAAVVPLRLVERLRGELGIGTVLTAYGLSEASGIVTMCRRGDDPSVIASTSGRAIPGTDVRVADARGGRVPPGTPGEVLVRGFNVMRGYWADPAATAEAVTADGWLRTGDVGVLDAEGNLRITDRIKDMFIVGGFNAYPAEIEQLLGLHPDVADVAVVGVPHARLGEVGKAFVVRRPDASLTADDLIAWARREMANYKVPRAVEFVPELPRNASGKVVKGVLRGSGPPAG
- a CDS encoding Zn-ribbon domain-containing OB-fold protein, coding for MLTPVTDADGAPFWEYAARGELRVQACADCGELRFPPRPCCPRCQSFATEWRPVSGRGRVWSYVVPHPPLLPDYAAQAPYNVVLVELEEAPRIRLAGNLVTGPGAPLGSLDPGRIRIGARVQVVFSGGLPQWVLA
- a CDS encoding enoyl-CoA hydratase/isomerase family protein; this encodes MNTVRLDIDEDTAVAVVTLDRPARLNAVDLEMVAELTHVWRKLRFDDSVRAVVLTGSGERAFCTGIDRDAVVPQPSSPYMQDDPLLGLGPKANGLWKPVVAAVRGMACGGAFYLLGESEFVVADTTATFFDPHTTYGMVSAYESVLMAQRLPYGEVARMVLMGTAERISARRAHDVGLVSQLTAEGEALAEAVRCAAVIASHPPEGVQGTVRALWAAEEAARAQAFAQAPHLIALGNLPAERQAELFAARRVGFEVR
- a CDS encoding SDR family NAD(P)-dependent oxidoreductase, giving the protein MGKLDGRVVIVTGAARGQGEQEARLFRAEGARVVVADVLDEQGEALAGEIDALYVHLDVGTEEGWRDAVRAAKREYGRLDGLVNNAGILRFNALVDTPLDEFMQVVQVNQVGCFLGMKTVAPELDDGGTIVNTASYTALTGMAAVGTYAATKHAVLGLTRVAALELAARRIRVNAICPGAIDTAMSNPARLDPDADPEEMSRALDQLYRKLVPLGRVGQPEEVARLALFLTSDDSSYITGQPFVIDGGWLAGVSVI
- a CDS encoding amidohydrolase family protein, which produces METTQFPLIISVDDHTVEPATVWQDRLPKKYLDVGPRIVRAPLKEMTFLGGRFKPVMGDPGSTDGPVGDWWVYEDLHRPLTRLDTAVGYDRDEIRLEVITYQQMRAGSYDVPARLADMDVNHVQSALCFPTFPRFCGQTFTEARDRELALLCVRAYNDWMVEEWCGPEARGRLVPLTLIPLWDARLAAEEVRRNAARGVRAVAFSEIPPHLGLPSVHTDDWDPFLAACAETGTVVAMHIGSSSRMPSTSADAPPAVGSTITFANCCFSMVDWLMSGKFERFPGLRVMYAEGQIGWIPYILERADVVWEENRAWGGVADKVRRPPSELFAEHVYGCFFDDAFGLRNLDSIGVGNVLYETDYPHSDSTWPKSREVGEAQMGHLPADVVERIVRGNAIELLGLTEDGLWKGSV
- a CDS encoding sigma-like protein gives rise to the protein MSNDKKIVTMKDQHTPAPPALDEPVTTMDQHTPAPPALDEPVTTMDQHTPAPPALDLDRK